The window GCTGTCGACTACGTCCTGAACGAGCAGCCCGCTTCGGAATCGCCGTCGCCAGGGTCGCCTCAATCCGGGGAGTGATCAATTCTGGATGTCGCCAAGACGGCCCTCCGGGATGGTTATACGACAGAGGCTCGGATGCGGGCGCGCGGATCACGGATGAACACTTCCGGATCAACGAAATAGATTCGTTCCCGCGCTGCTTCTGACGGACTCTCGGGAGCCACCGCTGGCCATTCGCTTGACCAGATCGATGTCGGCCGGCATCGGCGTGCGGTACGCACCGCCGGCTGCGACGAACTCTTCGCCGTGCTTCCTGAGGTGGCGGGCGAACAGCGGACATACCGGGACGACGGTGAGGCCATTGCGGATGCTGTCTGCGAGCGCCTCGCGTACCAGCAGCCGCGCGAGCCCACGACCTCCGAACTCCGGATCCACCTCGGTGTGGAAGAAGATCCGCTCATCACCTGCTGCGGGAGAGTCGACGAAGTCGGCCCTCCCGGCTTGCTGTGCATTGCCGAGGCTCACGGTGTACGCGCTGACCGGATCACCGAGTTCGATCCTGACTGTGACCGGCTCGCCGGTGTTGTCCTTCAGGTCTGGAGCCATTCTGGTGTCCTCTCCTCTGTTTCGCCCCGTTGTGCGCAGGTATTCGACACCCTGTTGTCGGGACACAGTCAAGACGCACCGGCGGATCTGATCGGGCTTGACCATGTGCCAGCAACACAGTGTCAACTGACGTTTGGGCCGCACCGCGGGCGGTCCCGCGCTGAAGAAGAACAGAAGAACGAAGTACGAGGGAGCCCGAAGAAATGGATTACGGTCACGCATTGGAGTTCGGGGCTTTCATCACGCCTACCAATTCGCAGCCACAGGCGCCGGTGGCATTGGCCCAGCTGAGTGAACAGCTTGGGTTCGATCTCGTGACATTCCAGGACCACCCCTATCAACCGGCCTTCTTGGACACGTGGACGCTGCTGTCCTACACAGCGGCGGCGACATCGACGATCCGTCTCGCACCGAACGTGCTGAACCTCCCGCTGCGACCCCCGGCAGTACTCGCGCGGGCGGCGACGTCCCTCGACCTGCTCTCGGGCGGCAGATTCGAGCTGGGCTTGGGCGCGGGAGGTTTCTGGGACGCGATAGAGGCGATGGGAGGAGGGCGGCTGACTCCCGGGCAGTCTCTCGAGGCTCTCGAGGAGGCGATCGATCTCATTCGCGGCATCTGGAACCCAGACGAGCGCACACCGCTGCCGAGTGGTGAGTACTACCCGTTGTCGGGTGCGAAGAGAGGACCCGCACCTGCGCACGAGATACCGATCTGGATAGGTGCACTCAAGCCGAGGATGCTGCGCCTGACCGGGCGCAAGGCCGACGGTTGGCTGCCGAGCCTGGGCTACATCCAGCCTACGGAGATCAACTCCCACCAGGAGCGGATCGACGACGCCGCACGCGGTGTCGGGCGGAACCCGGCAGAGGTGCGGCGCCTGCTGAACGTCCCCTACGGCATTGAGCCGGAACGGCTGGCAGAGCTCGCTCTGGTCCATGGATTCTCCACGTTCATCGTCGTTACCGACGAGCCGAGCGCACTGGCCCAGTTCGCGCAGGAGACTGCACCGATGGTGCGTGAACTCGTCGAAACGGAAAGAGTGAGGCTGGGCACAGCCGCACCGGGACGGTCATCTCGCGCACTCGCCGCCCGGCGGGACGGGATCTCCTACGACGAGTTGCCCGCTTCCCTGCGAGGCAAGGCGATCGAGCCGGGCGACTTCGCCTACCGTGCCGTGCGGTCCACCTACATGCGCGGCGGCGCCCCCGGAATTGTACTCCGTCCCGAAGACACCGCAGGGGTGCAGGACGCCGTCGCATTTGCCCGCGCTCACCCGGATCTGCCGCTGGGAATCCGCAGCGGCGGGCACGGCGTCAGCGGCCGCAGCACGAACGATGGAGGAATCGTCATAGATCTCGCCGGACTGCGCGAGATCGAGATTCTCGACGAACAACGGCGGTTGGTGCGCGTCGGTCCTGGAGCTCGCTGGCAGGAGGTCGCGCGTGCGCTCGAACCGCACGGGTGGGCGATCACCAGCGGCGACTATGGCGGCGTCGGCGTCGGCGGGCTCGCCACCGCCGGGGGCATTGGATTCCTCGGCCGCGAACACGGCTTGACCATCGACCAGCTGGTCGCCGCCGAGGTTGTCTTGGCCGACGGCACGCTCGTCCGTGCCTCCGAGGACGAGAACCCGGACCTGTTCTGGGCCGTGCGAGGAGCCGGCGCCAACGTCGGGATCGTCGTCTCCTTCGAGTTCGAGGCGACGCCGACCGGGAACGTCGCATGGGTTCAACTGGCCTTCGACGCCTCCGATGCAGCATCCCTGCTCCAGCGATATGCGGACGCGACGGACAACGCCCCGCGCGACACGACGCTCTTTCTTGTCGCCGGCACGACACGTGCCGCAACCACTCCGGTTGCGCGTCTGTACGGTGTGATCGATTCGGATGACGCCTCCGTGATCATCGAGCGTCTCCAGCCATTCCTCGCGATCGCCCCGCTGTTGAACCAATCCGTGCAACTCGGCTCCTACGCCGACGTCATCTCGAACGCCCCCGACACCTCCCACGATGGACGAGGCGAACCGGGTTTCCGCTCCGGCCTGCTCAACGAGCTCGATCCCGAGACGGCATCCGTCGCCGCAGAGCTGGTGTTGTCCGGCAGCACACCGTGGTTCCAGCTCCGCCCTGTCGGCGGAGCCATCGCCGACGTCCCCGAACAGGCGACCGCCTACGCGCACCGCAGAGCCCGATACTCCGTCACCGCAGTCGGCCGCTCTGCCTCCTTCGACGGACTCTGGAAACGCCTCGAGGAGAGGTTCGATGGCCTCTATCTGAGCTTCGAGTCACGCACCGGACCCGACATCGTGGCCCGGGCGTTCCCACCCGCCACCCTTGAACGGCTCCAGGCGCTCAAGGAGAAGTACGACCCCGACGGGCTTTTCCGCGACAACTTCCCCGTCCGATAGCCCATCACGACGCACCGTGAACCGCCGACGGCGGCCGTTAGCCCCGTTTCGTGGGCGATCAAATATAAGGAGAAGTAAAGTGGGAAAACTGAGTGGCCGCACTGGTCTCGTCACCGGCGCAGGGCAGGGCATCGGCGCAGCGATCGCGAGGAGACTGGTCCTCGACGGCGCCAACGTCGTCATTTTCGACATGAACGCCGAGCCTGCATCGTCTCTGGCCGAGGAGCTGAACGCCATTGGGTCCGAGGGGGGCGCGGTCTCTGTCATGGGATCGGTGACGGACGCCGACGATATCGCGAAGGCGTTCGACGTCGGACGTTCGGCGTTCGGTGAGGTGGATCTGCTCGTTAACAACGCCGGGACGTCAGGGCTGTCCCTCGTCGCAGAAACGGAGGAACCGTCCTGGGATCGCATTGTGGATGTCGTGCTGAAGGGAACCTTCCTCGTGAGCAAGGAGTTCGGTCGTCGTCTCATCGCGGCCGGTGGCCCGGGCGCCGTCGTGAATGTGAGCTCCCTGAACTGGCAGGCGCCGTCAGAAGGCATCGCCGCATACAGCGCGGCCAAGTCCGGGGTGGTGCAGCTCACCAACAGTCTCGCGCTGGAGTGGGGACCTCATCGGATTCGGGCGAACTCCATCGCACCCGGTTCGACCGAGACGCCAATGCTCGATTCGATCCTGACAGACCGGATGCGTCACGAGTTCCTCACTCGTACGCCTCTCGCACGACTCGGCAACGGGGAGGACATCGCGATGGTGGTCTCCTTCCTCCTTTCGGAGGAAGCGAGATGGGTCACGGGTGCCATCGTTCCTGTCGATGGCGGTCAGCACATCCGGTTGCTCCAGTCCTATTGGAACATGATGAACGACGCATAAGCGTGCACTCAGGTGAGCTGCAGCTCTTTGAGTTGCCGGCGTGACGTGATCTCGAGTTTGCGGAAGATGTTGCGCAGGTGGGACTCGATCGTGCGCGGACTCAAGAACAGCTGGCTGCCGACCTCCCGCGACGTCGCGCCAGTGGCAACCAGTCGTGCGATGTGCAGTTCCTGGGCCGTGAGTTCGTCGCTCGGACGGGCAGTCCGCTTTCGCGCATGCTCGCCGGTGGCATGCAGCTCGCGCGCGGCTCGCTCGGCAAAGGCTTCGACGCCCATGTCTGACAGGAGCTCGTGGGCGGTACGAAGATGATCACGTGCCTCTTGACGGCGCCCTTCACGGCGTAACCATTCGCCGTAGACCAGATGGGCGCGAGCGGCCTCGCGAGCGATTCTCGTCCCACTGAGATGCGCGATTGCTGCGAGATAGTGCTCTTCTGCGGCAGCACCAGTGATGGTCAAGGCGCGGGAACGCGCCTCAAGCCCGAGGGCCCAAGCAGAACCAGAGGCGCGGGCTCGCGAACTGAAACGCTCGAGAGCGTGGGCCGCGCTCTCCTGGTCGCCCGCACGAACGGACGCTTCGATCAACTCGGGTAAGCCGATGGTGCTGAGCGAAAGCTCGGCAGAGTCACACGTCTTCGCTGCAGCACGTTGCGCGAGCGAATAATCGCCGAGTCCGTTGTGGAGCACGGCGCTTGCATAGTGCGCCAATGCCGCTTCTCCGCTCCCCTCGGGAACGCGCTCGTCACGGAGCGTGAGGTCATTTGACTCTGCTACGAGGGCACGGTCTCCGCGCCACGCGGCCAGCACCGCTCGGATACGACGCAGCCGAAATCCGCCAGTCGATTCCGTGACAATCTCGGCCTCGGCGCCCAGCTCATCCGCACGGGCGATCTTGCCGCTGAACGTCAAGACGTGGGCATGGAAAACCAATGCGGCAGGCAGTCGTGCCAGTGCCCCCGTACTGCGCGACAAGGTGACATCGTATTCGGCGAGCTGATGAGCTCGTTCCTCATCGAGGATTCCGACCGCAAGTCGGCTTGCCAGCCAAAGCCACGGCTGGCTGCCACCTTCCACAACGGTGCCCTCGTTGATTGACTGGCTCAGCGCGTCTAATGCCAGCCGCAGACGGGGGGTGCCCGCCTCGACCCCGCGCACAATTGTCACCGCGAGGCCGTCAAGGAGCAGGTCTACCGGCCGGGGAGGGGCGACAGTCGGCGCGGCGAGAGCGCGGTCGGCAATGAGCGCCACCTTTGGCAGTCCGTTGATAATCGCTGTATCCAGTGCGTGCAGATACGTTTCACGAGACAGAGCAGGGTCGGACGAGGCAAGTGTTGCAGCGGCATCCGCCAGCATCTCCGGCACCTCTGCCACCTGATTGATATGGAACGCGATCTGGGCGCGCAGCAGTTGGATGCGAGCACGTTCCAGCGCATTGGGCGAGCCGCCCTCAGCCGTCGTGAGCAGGTCCAACGCCGCCTGAGATGCGCCGGCGCTATGCATCGCCTGCGCCGCTTCCAGCGCGCGCCTGGTGCGATCCGCCACCTCAGGGGTGAGTTCCGTTGACCGCTGCAGGAACGCGCCGGCCGCGGCGTAGCCGCCGCGAGCGAGCGCCCGCCCTGCCGAACGCTCCAGATCTGCGGCTGCCTCCTCGTCGACCCCCCGCACCGCCTGAGCGCGGTGCCATGCGCGTCGGTCGGGGTCGAGGTCGGCGTCAGTGGCGGCGGCCAAGGCGCTGTGTACGCGGCGACGATCCGCGGGATTCGCGGATCGATACACGGCCGAGCGCACCAAGGGGTGGCGAAATCGCACCCGAGAATCAATCTCAATCAGTCCGGCGGCTTCTGCGGGTGCGGCTGACCCCGAATCCATACCGAGCTCGGTGGTTGCGCGGAAGAGCAGCACCGGGTCTCCGGTCGGTTCGGCCGCGGCGGCGAGCAGCAGCAACTGCGTCGCCTCGGGCAAGTCATTCGAACGACGTTGGAATCCGTGCTCGATGCGGCCCGGAAGATCCGACAGATCCGGCAGTGCGTATCCGCCCGCAAGCCTCGCTGCCGCGACGTTCGCGGGAAGCTCCAGGAGCGCAAGGGGGTTGCCTCGTGCCTCTGCGATGATCCGTTCGCGTACCTCATTGTCCAACGGCGCTAGAAAAGCGGTGTCCAACAGCCTGCGCGCAGCCGCACCGTCGAGTCCGGTCAACTTGAGCCCCGGCAGGCCAGAGAAGACGCTCGGAACGCCGCCGACATCGCGCACGCCGAACACCATTGCCAGCCGCTCGGCATCAACCCGCCGGGCCACGAATGCCACAACTTCGGCAGAAGCCTGGTCCAGCCACTGGGCGTCGTCGACAAGACAGAGCAGCGGGTCCTGCTCGGCGCCCTCGGCGACCAGGTTGAGAGTGGCGAGTCCAATGAGAAACCTGTCCGGCGCCGGACCGCTTCGCATGCCCAGGGCGACTCCGAGAGCTATCTGCTGCGGCTCGGGTAGTGCGCTGAGGTGCTCGAGAAACGGGGCGCAGAACTGATGAAGCCCGGCGAACGCGAACTGGGTCTCCGCCTCGATACCCGTCGAGGACTCCACGCGGAATCGAGAGGCAACCGCCGCATCGCGGAGATGCTCCAGTAGCGCCGTCTTGCCCATTCCCGCGTCGCCGTGCACGACGAGCACCGCGCTGCGGCTAGCTTGCGCCTCGACGAGCAACTGCTCCACCTCGCGGCACTCCAGGCGCCTACCCAGAAGCTTCGACACGTTCGCTCCCGTTCAGAGATAGACAGTTCCTGGAACCGAAGTATGTGTACCACACCATATATCGCCGACACCGGCGAATCGACACCGGCGAATACGGGTGTGTATCTGGATCAACCGCGTGCCCGGAGCACTTTGTCACCCCCACTCGAAGCTTCTACGTAGTTCATCGCACCGACCGGGTGCGCCGCTCGGTGCTTTTCACCGACGCGAGGTGATGCCTCTCTGAATGAGGCTGAAGGCATCAAACCTCGATCGAAGGAGAAGACCATGGGATCTGTCACGACCGATGATTCGGCGACTCCGCTGGAGGGGCCAATCAGTCTTGCCGCTGCGCTCGCCTCCATCATGTTGAGCCTGAACGTCGGCGAAACGCGAATTCCTCAGTAAGGAGGATGAGACCGTGGCATGGAGTACGCGTGAGCTCGCTGAGATCGCAGGAACGACCGTAAACGCCATTCGGCATTACCACCGAATTGGTCTGCTGGACGAGCCGGAACGCAGTAACAACGGATACAAGCAGTACGGCACCGATGAGTTGGTGCGCCTACTGCGGATCCTGAGGTTGGTGGACCTTGGCGTGCCGCTGGGTAAGATCGCCGATGTCGGAGCGGGCGGGGTCAACACGACGACGATGCTGAAGGAGCAGAGTGCGGAGCTCAAGTCGCGTATCGTGCGACTGCAACGGGCGCGTGCCGATATCGCAGCGATCCTGCGTTATGACGCGCCCACCGACGCCCCCGCCGGCTTCGTGGCTGTCGCAGCACGACTGTCGGAGTCAGACAAGTCGATGCTCCACATCACGAACCGACTCTACGATGCCGACGCGATGACCGATTTGCGGCGGATGGTGGAGTTCGATGCCAATAGCAGCGACGCCGGGTCAGCGATCGATACCCTGCCAGCGGATGCAGATGAGGAAACGCGAGAACGGCTTGCTGCTGACCTCGCGCCGATCCTTGCCCGGCACCTGGTCGACTATCCATGGCTGACGAACCCGGTCAAGCACCTCTCTCGGGGGCCGCGTGTCACGCAACACACGTTCGTTGAAGCGCTCGCGGCACTGTACAACCCTGCCCAACTGGATGTGCTCGCGCGCGCCGGAACCCTCGCCGGGAGCACGACGGGCTGACGGCCTGCGACTGGCCACCACAGGAGGCAATCCATGTACGAAATCCGACCGAGCGACATCACCTTGCCGCCGACAGTGTCCATCGATCTGAGTCATCTCGTCGTGGCAGCGCTTGAGGCTGCGGCCACGATGGGCCACGCCAAGGAGTCGAAGCCAGCGGCATGACGTGTGGACGGGGTCAGGTTTGACTCGGTTCTGGATCGGCGCTCCCGCGTGGATCGTGCCGAGCAGTACTCCATCACCGAACTTCACGTCATCCTTCAGCTCTACGCGCCGGAACACTGATTCCGCACACAAATTTGTCCGGCGTCTACGAAGCGGCTGACTCGCGAGCGTCGAGTTCTGCCGTCAGTTCCATGCATCGCAGGCGGGCCGGGGAGTAGTCGTAGGGCATCATTTTTGCAGCGGTAGCTAAGGCGCCCATGGCCCCTTGCCCTGTGCCAGAGCAGGCCGCGCCCTCACTGTCGGCGGTGACGGGGTGCTGAGCGTCCCACGCGTCGAAGAGCGCCTCATCCTCCGCCGCCAGGCCGGAATCCTCGATCGCTGTTTGCAGTGCCTGTTCGAAAGCGTGCCGCTCGGCAGCCACCTGTGCCACTCGGGGGTCGTCGACAGCGACCGTGTCGTCGAGTGCCGCCTCGGCGGCATCAACGCGGTCGGATGCCTCTCGCAGACTCGGATGGGTAGCTAGGGCGATGTAACGGGTGGCGTTGACGGCCGCACCGAGCGGGCTGAATATCCGCTCCATGACCAGCAGGTTATCCAGGTCCGCCTGGCGCAGGGAGCCTCCCGGCAGATCCTCGAGGCGGCTGGCGACGAAATCGGAGAGCAGACCCATCCTGCTTCCTTGCTTGCGCATGCGCTGCACGGCCGCCCGCTGCCGCCGCAGCTCTGCTTCCTGGGTGGCGAGCGTTCTCTCCAGCCGTTCCAGGATGCCCGCGACGTCCCGGTCGCTGTCGGCACCGGCAGCAGCCGTGTCGGCAAAGGCGTCACGGATGTCGTCCAGGGCGATCCCCGCGTCGGCCATCTTGCGGATCCACAGCAGCCGGATCATCTCTTCGTAGCCGTAAAGACGGCGGCCGTCGCTTCCCCGTTCTGGCTCGGCGAGCAACCCGATCTGGTGATAGTGACGGATCGCCCGCGGTGTCGTGCCCACGAACGATGCCGCGTGACCGATCTTGACTCGGCGCGGCGGAACGAAGGACGAAAACATGAGCGGGGCCTTCCTGAGGGGGGCGGGATGTGAGTCCACTGGATCACATAACGCTACGGGAGGTGCAACTCCAGGCACGTACTGGGGGTGAGCGCTGGGGGCTTACTGCCTAAGTTCACAACCACAAGGACACGAGTGCCGGTGGCGTGCCGCTCGCACCGCGGCCTTCTTTACAGGATTATGACCCGAGCGATAGATTCGGAACAATCAGGGCTGGCGTCCGTCGGCCCGCGGAAGGTCCCTCGATGGCGAGTATTGACGGTCACACCAACACAGACCCGCTCGCGCGTCCTGCAACAGTGCTCCACCGATTCATCGCAATCCTTGACGCGGTCAAGGGCACCGAGGGCGCACGCAGCATTGCGGAGCTCGTTGCTATCACCGGGATGCCCAAATCAACGGTCTTTCGGCTCGTCTCGGAGCTGGTCGAGCAGCGCTACCTCGCGCGTGCGGACGGCGGCGTGACCCTTGGCTTACGGCTTTTCGAGCTCGGTGCACGAGCCGTGCTTCCCCGGCGGATCCTTTCCGTAGCTGCGCCCACGGTGCGCGGACTCTCGGAGCGCACCGGCGAGCGTGTAGGACTGTGGGTGCAGCAGGGCCTCGACATGGTCTCCATCGCCGCGGTGCAGGGCCGGCTCCCGATGCTCTCCGCGCACGCAGGCATGCGATCGCCCGCGCTCACGACCGCCAGCGGCAAGGCCTTTCTCGCCTTCTGCGCCGACCAGAGCGTTGTGGACCGGGTGAGCGCATCGCTGGTCGATGAGGACGCCGAACGCTTCCGCGACGAACTCGTCGACGTGCGCACCTCGGTGCTGGCAACAGACCTCGGCCTTTCCTACCGTGGTGTCGTCGCGGTCGCCAGTCCGATTATCGCGCCCGACCGCACAGTGCTTGGCGCCATTTCAGTCGCCGGGCCCAGGGATAGCATGCGTGTGGACAACATCGCACCGCTGGTGCGCGCAGCCAGCCTCTCGCTTTCGCGGCAGCTCGCCGCCACTGCCTGAGTTATGCGCACGGCCCGTTGGACCGAGTCCGTCAGTGTTCTCGATCGCCTGACGGCGATCCTCGATGCCTTCGGAGACGATGGTGAGGGCCAGGGTGTATCTGAGCTCGCTCGGCGCGCCAATCTTCCCAAATCGACCGTGTCGCGGATAACCGCAGACCTCGTCGAGCAGGGTCTCCTAGACCGCATAGACGGCGTGCTGTACCTGGGTATACGTCTCTTTGAGCTGGGGCAAAACGTCGACCCGGCGCAGCGCCTACGGCGCTTGGCATTGCCCGCGATGATCCAGCTGTGCCGGGCAACCGGACACCACGTGCACCTAGCAATGCCCGACGGTGACGATGTGATCATCATCGCGAACGTCAGTGGCAACGACCACCGACGCGAGGTACCGCGGGTCGGTGCGCGATTGACAGCCACAGCGACGGCGCTCGGAGCGGCGATCGAAGCCTTTACGCCCCGTGAGGCGGGCATCGACCCCGACCAGGATTCGGATCGAGCCGCGAGTCGGGATCGTATTCGGAAGGCGGGCGTGGCCACGGTCTACCACACAGGCAACGACGAGCACGTATGCGTCGCTGCGCCGGTGCTTGCACACGGTTCCGCCGTCGCCGTGATCGCCATGAGCGGCATGTTGGATTCTCTCGATCCGGTGCGCACCTCCACGCCCGTGCGGCAGACCGCGGCAGCGGTCAGTCGAATGGTGGGCGACGACTCCTGAGGCGGACTGCCAGCACTCGCTGGCTGGGGCTGGATCGCGCCGGGTCGACCCGGACTTCACAAAACACAGAACGGCCGGGGCTCACGCCTCGGCCGTTCTGTGTCGCGGTCGGATCAGTTAGCCGCCGCACGGATTGACTTGTAGGCCTTGAGGGTGTCGCCCGAGTAGTACTCGGAGAAGTGCGCCTCGGCCTTGGAGATGAAGGCCTCCATGTCGATCTCGTCCTGCTCGATGACGGTGAACCCGTCGTTGGCGCGGTAACCGTCGAGGATTTCCTCGGTCTCATCCTCGACGCACTGCCGGTTCTCCGGGCGGATGTCGCGGATCGTCTGCTTGAGAAGCTCGGCCTGCTCGTCATTCATTTTCTCGAAGGTCTTGTCGCTGACCAGCGGGAATTGGAGACCCACGTTGTGGTTGTTGAGCACGGCCACGTTGAGCACCTCGTCGTAGCTCGAGGAATGCGTCGCCGGAATCGGGTTCTCCTGGCCCGCCGCAATACCCTGCTGCAGTGCCGTGTAGAGCTCCTCGACGGCAACCGCGACGGGGTTTGTCACGCCGAGCGCCTCGGCGTTGGCGAGGAAGCCGGGTGAATTCGGGAAGCGAATCGGCGCGCCCTTGAGATCGTCGGGGCTGCGCACCTCGAGGTCCTTCGTCGTAAATGTGCGGTTGCCGAAGAACCAGCCATCAAGGATCTGCACGCCGGTCTGTTCATGGAATGCGG is drawn from Salinibacterium hongtaonis and contains these coding sequences:
- a CDS encoding GNAT family N-acetyltransferase, which encodes MAPDLKDNTGEPVTVRIELGDPVSAYTVSLGNAQQAGRADFVDSPAAGDERIFFHTEVDPEFGGRGLARLLVREALADSIRNGLTVVPVCPLFARHLRKHGEEFVAAGGAYRTPMPADIDLVKRMASGGSRESVRSSAGTNLFR
- a CDS encoding IclR family transcriptional regulator; the protein is MRTARWTESVSVLDRLTAILDAFGDDGEGQGVSELARRANLPKSTVSRITADLVEQGLLDRIDGVLYLGIRLFELGQNVDPAQRLRRLALPAMIQLCRATGHHVHLAMPDGDDVIIIANVSGNDHRREVPRVGARLTATATALGAAIEAFTPREAGIDPDQDSDRAASRDRIRKAGVATVYHTGNDEHVCVAAPVLAHGSAVAVIAMSGMLDSLDPVRTSTPVRQTAAAVSRMVGDDS
- a CDS encoding MerR family transcriptional regulator, whose translation is MFSSFVPPRRVKIGHAASFVGTTPRAIRHYHQIGLLAEPERGSDGRRLYGYEEMIRLLWIRKMADAGIALDDIRDAFADTAAAGADSDRDVAGILERLERTLATQEAELRRQRAAVQRMRKQGSRMGLLSDFVASRLEDLPGGSLRQADLDNLLVMERIFSPLGAAVNATRYIALATHPSLREASDRVDAAEAALDDTVAVDDPRVAQVAAERHAFEQALQTAIEDSGLAAEDEALFDAWDAQHPVTADSEGAACSGTGQGAMGALATAAKMMPYDYSPARLRCMELTAELDARESAAS
- a CDS encoding LLM class flavin-dependent oxidoreductase, with translation MDYGHALEFGAFITPTNSQPQAPVALAQLSEQLGFDLVTFQDHPYQPAFLDTWTLLSYTAAATSTIRLAPNVLNLPLRPPAVLARAATSLDLLSGGRFELGLGAGGFWDAIEAMGGGRLTPGQSLEALEEAIDLIRGIWNPDERTPLPSGEYYPLSGAKRGPAPAHEIPIWIGALKPRMLRLTGRKADGWLPSLGYIQPTEINSHQERIDDAARGVGRNPAEVRRLLNVPYGIEPERLAELALVHGFSTFIVVTDEPSALAQFAQETAPMVRELVETERVRLGTAAPGRSSRALAARRDGISYDELPASLRGKAIEPGDFAYRAVRSTYMRGGAPGIVLRPEDTAGVQDAVAFARAHPDLPLGIRSGGHGVSGRSTNDGGIVIDLAGLREIEILDEQRRLVRVGPGARWQEVARALEPHGWAITSGDYGGVGVGGLATAGGIGFLGREHGLTIDQLVAAEVVLADGTLVRASEDENPDLFWAVRGAGANVGIVVSFEFEATPTGNVAWVQLAFDASDAASLLQRYADATDNAPRDTTLFLVAGTTRAATTPVARLYGVIDSDDASVIIERLQPFLAIAPLLNQSVQLGSYADVISNAPDTSHDGRGEPGFRSGLLNELDPETASVAAELVLSGSTPWFQLRPVGGAIADVPEQATAYAHRRARYSVTAVGRSASFDGLWKRLEERFDGLYLSFESRTGPDIVARAFPPATLERLQALKEKYDPDGLFRDNFPVR
- a CDS encoding MerR family transcriptional regulator; the protein is MAWSTRELAEIAGTTVNAIRHYHRIGLLDEPERSNNGYKQYGTDELVRLLRILRLVDLGVPLGKIADVGAGGVNTTTMLKEQSAELKSRIVRLQRARADIAAILRYDAPTDAPAGFVAVAARLSESDKSMLHITNRLYDADAMTDLRRMVEFDANSSDAGSAIDTLPADADEETRERLAADLAPILARHLVDYPWLTNPVKHLSRGPRVTQHTFVEALAALYNPAQLDVLARAGTLAGSTTG
- a CDS encoding ATP-binding protein, which codes for MSKLLGRRLECREVEQLLVEAQASRSAVLVVHGDAGMGKTALLEHLRDAAVASRFRVESSTGIEAETQFAFAGLHQFCAPFLEHLSALPEPQQIALGVALGMRSGPAPDRFLIGLATLNLVAEGAEQDPLLCLVDDAQWLDQASAEVVAFVARRVDAERLAMVFGVRDVGGVPSVFSGLPGLKLTGLDGAAARRLLDTAFLAPLDNEVRERIIAEARGNPLALLELPANVAAARLAGGYALPDLSDLPGRIEHGFQRRSNDLPEATQLLLLAAAAEPTGDPVLLFRATTELGMDSGSAAPAEAAGLIEIDSRVRFRHPLVRSAVYRSANPADRRRVHSALAAATDADLDPDRRAWHRAQAVRGVDEEAAADLERSAGRALARGGYAAAGAFLQRSTELTPEVADRTRRALEAAQAMHSAGASQAALDLLTTAEGGSPNALERARIQLLRAQIAFHINQVAEVPEMLADAAATLASSDPALSRETYLHALDTAIINGLPKVALIADRALAAPTVAPPRPVDLLLDGLAVTIVRGVEAGTPRLRLALDALSQSINEGTVVEGGSQPWLWLASRLAVGILDEERAHQLAEYDVTLSRSTGALARLPAALVFHAHVLTFSGKIARADELGAEAEIVTESTGGFRLRRIRAVLAAWRGDRALVAESNDLTLRDERVPEGSGEAALAHYASAVLHNGLGDYSLAQRAAAKTCDSAELSLSTIGLPELIEASVRAGDQESAAHALERFSSRARASGSAWALGLEARSRALTITGAAAEEHYLAAIAHLSGTRIAREAARAHLVYGEWLRREGRRQEARDHLRTAHELLSDMGVEAFAERAARELHATGEHARKRTARPSDELTAQELHIARLVATGATSREVGSQLFLSPRTIESHLRNIFRKLEITSRRQLKELQLT
- a CDS encoding IclR family transcriptional regulator, with the protein product MASIDGHTNTDPLARPATVLHRFIAILDAVKGTEGARSIAELVAITGMPKSTVFRLVSELVEQRYLARADGGVTLGLRLFELGARAVLPRRILSVAAPTVRGLSERTGERVGLWVQQGLDMVSIAAVQGRLPMLSAHAGMRSPALTTASGKAFLAFCADQSVVDRVSASLVDEDAERFRDELVDVRTSVLATDLGLSYRGVVAVASPIIAPDRTVLGAISVAGPRDSMRVDNIAPLVRAASLSLSRQLAATA
- the dctP gene encoding TRAP transporter substrate-binding protein DctP, whose translation is MVTRMNRRGIIAGSAFTAVALAMTGCSAGGNSAAPADGDNPVTLTVSITQNEQTPNYYCGVELLKERLEDADMGFTVDLYPSSQLGPHADRFPMVQSGDIDIDLLGGSELATTFPAIEAVDAAYAFDDVDHAFAWIDEDADELFTAFHEQTGVQILDGWFFGNRTFTTKDLEVRSPDDLKGAPIRFPNSPGFLANAEALGVTNPVAVAVEELYTALQQGIAAGQENPIPATHSSSYDEVLNVAVLNNHNVGLQFPLVSDKTFEKMNDEQAELLKQTIRDIRPENRQCVEDETEEILDGYRANDGFTVIEQDEIDMEAFISKAEAHFSEYYSGDTLKAYKSIRAAAN
- a CDS encoding SDR family NAD(P)-dependent oxidoreductase, whose translation is MGKLSGRTGLVTGAGQGIGAAIARRLVLDGANVVIFDMNAEPASSLAEELNAIGSEGGAVSVMGSVTDADDIAKAFDVGRSAFGEVDLLVNNAGTSGLSLVAETEEPSWDRIVDVVLKGTFLVSKEFGRRLIAAGGPGAVVNVSSLNWQAPSEGIAAYSAAKSGVVQLTNSLALEWGPHRIRANSIAPGSTETPMLDSILTDRMRHEFLTRTPLARLGNGEDIAMVVSFLLSEEARWVTGAIVPVDGGQHIRLLQSYWNMMNDA